The following coding sequences lie in one Candidatus Nitrospira allomarina genomic window:
- a CDS encoding DUF433 domain-containing protein, translating into MSTIAERITVNVDQCGGRPCIRGMRIRVTDVLDLLGNGLTPQQVLEELPDLEAEDIQACLKFASTRVNHPMVTS; encoded by the coding sequence ATGTCTACTATTGCAGAACGTATTACTGTGAACGTTGACCAATGCGGTGGCCGTCCCTGTATCCGGGGAATGCGGATTCGTGTGACGGATGTCCTTGACCTCTTGGGGAACGGGCTCACCCCTCAACAAGTCCTAGAAGAATTGCCCGATTTAGAAGCGGAAGATATTCAAGCCTGTCTTAAATTTGCCAGTACGCGTGTGAACCATCCCATGGTTACCTCTTAA
- a CDS encoding cation-translocating P-type ATPase — translation MTNESNNRTETPSPSPSDTVWHTLSYPDVSQRLGVDPYTGLNAGEARRRLQQHGQNTIPEHRQRSLARIFVDQFTDFMILVLIGAAIVSGILGERLDALAIVIIVVLNGIIGFVQEYRADRAMQAIKKLATPTTRVLREQQVASLSTLDVVPGDIVLLEAGDLIPADLRLIEAVQLKVDESALTGESVPVDKQTDPLDDPKLSLGDRRNVAYKGTLLTYGRGTGIVIGTGLKTELGQIASLLHKDEDIKTPLQQRLAVFGRRLALAVLAICIVLFAVGVWRGEPPVLMFLTAVSLAVAAIPEALPAVVTISLALGARKMARKQALIRRLPAVETLGSVTYICSDKTGTLTQNSMRVEQMSVAGNILRPSAGRQPDSEADLHNPIHLFFLGLALNNDAKAQPEGQTLGDPTEVALYLAAVEAGYDKSTLESTNPRIEEIPFDSDRQCMTTMHRMPKGTISFTKGSPEKLFPLCQSMLTQTGPQSLHLDHLLEQAEQMANEGLRVLAVAYRQWDQAPTEMTSSTVERELIFLGLVGMMDPPREEAAKAVALCQSAGITPVMITGDHPGTAQAIASRVGIINKDTTVLTGQELEHSSPEELAQLVEHIRVYARITPTQKIAIVKTLQTRGEFVAMTGDGVNDAPALNQANIGIAMGQTGTDVAREASDMILLDDNFATIVTAVRDGRRIYDNIRKFVKYTMTSNSGEIWTIFLAPLFGLPIPLLPIQILWINLVTDGLPGLALAMEPEERNIMQRPPRPPNESIFAGGLWQHILWVGLLMGGVSLATEMWAYEADQGEWQTMVFTVLTLSQMGHVLAIRAEQESFIQRGPLTNLWVLGAVVLTFALQIATIYVPILNPIFHTIPLTLDQLGLCLLLSTIVFFAVETEKWVRCRP, via the coding sequence ATGACCAACGAGTCCAACAACCGCACGGAGACCCCTTCCCCATCGCCAAGCGACACGGTCTGGCATACTCTTTCTTACCCGGATGTCAGTCAACGGCTGGGAGTCGATCCTTACACGGGGCTGAATGCCGGGGAAGCCCGCCGCCGGTTGCAACAGCATGGCCAAAACACCATTCCCGAACACCGCCAGCGCAGTCTCGCGCGAATCTTCGTTGATCAATTCACCGATTTTATGATCCTGGTGCTTATTGGGGCCGCCATTGTCTCGGGCATATTGGGTGAGCGTTTGGATGCCCTGGCAATTGTCATCATTGTGGTGCTCAACGGGATCATCGGGTTCGTGCAGGAATATCGGGCCGACCGGGCCATGCAGGCTATTAAAAAGCTCGCCACGCCTACAACGCGGGTTCTACGTGAGCAGCAGGTCGCCTCGCTCTCCACGCTCGATGTGGTACCGGGCGACATCGTCCTGCTGGAAGCCGGAGACCTCATCCCTGCCGACCTTCGCCTCATCGAAGCCGTTCAACTTAAAGTGGATGAATCGGCGCTCACAGGCGAGAGCGTCCCGGTGGACAAACAGACCGACCCGCTGGACGATCCGAAACTTTCCCTGGGTGATCGACGGAATGTGGCCTATAAAGGCACGCTCCTCACATACGGTCGCGGCACAGGAATCGTCATTGGCACCGGACTAAAGACCGAGCTAGGACAAATCGCGTCGCTCCTGCATAAGGACGAAGACATCAAAACGCCCTTGCAACAACGCCTGGCGGTGTTTGGACGACGCCTCGCGCTGGCCGTTCTGGCAATCTGTATTGTGTTGTTTGCTGTGGGCGTCTGGCGGGGTGAGCCGCCGGTGCTCATGTTCCTGACGGCCGTGAGTCTGGCCGTGGCCGCGATTCCTGAAGCCTTACCAGCCGTCGTCACCATTTCGCTGGCCTTGGGCGCACGAAAAATGGCGCGAAAGCAGGCGTTGATCCGGCGACTGCCCGCCGTAGAAACCTTAGGCTCCGTCACCTATATCTGCTCTGATAAAACAGGCACGCTCACACAAAACTCCATGCGGGTGGAGCAGATGTCGGTGGCCGGGAACATACTGCGCCCATCTGCGGGTAGACAACCCGACAGCGAAGCCGACCTCCACAATCCCATTCATCTGTTTTTTCTGGGGTTGGCGCTCAACAACGATGCAAAGGCACAGCCCGAAGGCCAGACCTTGGGTGATCCCACCGAAGTGGCATTGTATCTGGCGGCGGTGGAGGCGGGGTATGACAAAAGCACATTAGAGTCCACAAATCCTCGCATAGAAGAAATCCCCTTCGACTCAGATCGCCAATGTATGACGACAATGCATCGAATGCCGAAGGGCACCATCTCTTTTACCAAAGGATCGCCGGAAAAACTTTTTCCGCTTTGCCAATCCATGCTCACACAGACCGGCCCTCAGTCACTACATCTCGACCATCTATTAGAGCAGGCCGAACAGATGGCCAATGAAGGCTTGCGGGTTTTGGCGGTGGCCTATCGGCAATGGGATCAAGCACCCACGGAAATGACTTCCTCGACTGTCGAACGCGAACTCATCTTCCTCGGATTAGTCGGCATGATGGATCCGCCACGGGAAGAAGCCGCGAAGGCGGTCGCCCTCTGCCAATCGGCAGGGATCACCCCAGTCATGATCACCGGCGATCACCCCGGCACCGCCCAGGCCATTGCCTCACGCGTTGGAATTATCAATAAGGACACCACGGTGCTGACCGGCCAGGAATTGGAACACAGTTCCCCCGAAGAGCTGGCGCAACTGGTGGAGCATATTCGCGTCTATGCCCGCATTACACCCACGCAAAAAATTGCCATCGTCAAAACCCTGCAAACCAGGGGAGAGTTTGTCGCGATGACCGGCGATGGGGTGAATGACGCCCCCGCGTTGAACCAGGCCAACATCGGCATTGCGATGGGGCAAACCGGCACAGACGTAGCCCGTGAAGCCTCCGACATGATTTTGCTGGATGATAACTTTGCGACCATCGTCACCGCCGTCCGGGACGGACGCCGGATCTATGACAACATCCGCAAGTTTGTGAAATATACGATGACGAGCAATTCCGGAGAAATCTGGACGATTTTCCTGGCACCCTTATTCGGCCTGCCGATTCCCCTGCTTCCGATTCAAATCTTATGGATCAATCTTGTCACAGACGGCTTACCCGGCCTCGCCCTCGCCATGGAACCCGAAGAGCGCAACATCATGCAGCGCCCTCCCCGCCCGCCGAATGAAAGCATCTTTGCCGGTGGCCTCTGGCAACACATTTTGTGGGTAGGACTACTCATGGGTGGTGTATCGCTGGCTACTGAAATGTGGGCTTACGAGGCCGATCAGGGAGAATGGCAAACCATGGTGTTTACCGTCCTCACCCTCTCCCAAATGGGCCATGTGTTGGCGATTCGTGCGGAGCAGGAATCATTTATTCAGCGGGGACCGTTGACCAATCTCTGGGTATTGGGAGCCGTGGTTCTCACCTTCGCCCTTCAGATAGCCACCATCTACGTGCCTATTCTCAATCCCATCTTCCATACCATACCCTTAACCCTGGACCAACTCGGCCTCTGTCTCCTTCTTTCAACAATCGTCTTTTTCGCCGTAGAAACCGAAAAGTGGGTCAGATGTCGGCCATGA
- a CDS encoding 2-oxoacid:acceptor oxidoreductase family protein yields MIQIRIHGRGGQGVVTAAELLALAAFRDGKEAQAFPSFGSERTGAPVTAFCRINSHPIRSREPVYHPNVLLIGDSTLLHQVDVFAGLAASAFVLINSTRDVHALHLTDFVIQHPGVQMHTLPASDLALKQLGRPFANIGMVAGYAALTGEVSKASVNQAITEKFPGRIGELNGAVAAEVYDYVAANLAKV; encoded by the coding sequence ATGATCCAAATCCGTATTCATGGCAGAGGAGGGCAGGGCGTGGTGACTGCTGCTGAGCTGCTGGCGTTAGCGGCATTCCGGGATGGGAAGGAGGCGCAGGCCTTCCCTAGTTTTGGATCTGAACGGACCGGTGCGCCGGTAACCGCATTCTGCCGGATAAATTCTCATCCCATTCGCAGTCGGGAGCCGGTCTATCATCCGAATGTCTTGCTCATAGGGGACTCTACCCTGCTGCATCAGGTGGATGTCTTTGCCGGATTGGCTGCGTCAGCCTTCGTTCTCATTAATTCCACACGAGATGTCCACGCGCTTCATCTTACGGACTTTGTCATTCAACATCCCGGAGTGCAGATGCATACACTTCCGGCATCCGATCTGGCCTTGAAACAACTTGGGCGACCGTTTGCCAATATTGGGATGGTGGCCGGTTATGCGGCCCTGACCGGGGAAGTCAGCAAAGCTTCCGTGAATCAGGCGATCACAGAAAAGTTTCCGGGAAGAATTGGAGAATTGAACGGGGCAGTGGCCGCAGAGGTATATGATTATGTTGCGGCAAACCTGGCCAAGGTGTAA
- the porA gene encoding pyruvate ferredoxin oxidoreductase: MKHHIEGSQAVAHAVALCRPEVMACYPISPQTHIVETLSRKVKAGEVGNCQFLNVESEFGALSVLIGASAMGARTYTATTSQGLLFMAEAVYNAAGLGLPIVMTIANRALGAPINIWNDHSDSMSMRDAGWIQLFAEDNQEAVDLHIQAFRLAEELSCPVMVCMDGYILTHAYEVVDLPTQEQVDAYVPAFEPVQVLDPQEPVSIGAMVGPEAFAEVRYLAHHKHLRALEAIPRLSQGFQDIFQRSSGGLLKAYHTDEADTILLALGSVNGTIKDAVDDLRKEGWPVGSIALCAFRPFPSHALRHVVQNAKRIIVFEKDLAVGKGGIVSSDVKMALRGLPTIVDTVIAGLGGRPIPQASVMDTVKQACLEGLEEPHFLDLNWDAINRELTRQQAQRRSGPTAENILREIGAPGASPI, encoded by the coding sequence ATGAAACATCATATTGAAGGATCTCAAGCCGTGGCCCACGCTGTGGCCCTCTGTCGGCCTGAAGTGATGGCTTGTTATCCGATTTCTCCCCAAACCCATATTGTCGAAACCCTTTCACGCAAGGTGAAAGCGGGAGAAGTCGGCAATTGCCAATTCCTGAATGTCGAGTCCGAGTTTGGTGCGCTTAGTGTGCTAATCGGCGCCTCGGCCATGGGTGCGCGAACCTATACCGCGACGACGAGCCAGGGACTCTTGTTCATGGCCGAAGCGGTTTATAACGCGGCGGGATTGGGTCTCCCCATTGTCATGACGATCGCCAATCGCGCCCTCGGCGCCCCGATCAATATCTGGAACGATCATTCTGACAGCATGTCCATGCGGGATGCCGGCTGGATTCAATTATTTGCCGAAGATAATCAAGAAGCCGTCGATCTCCACATTCAAGCCTTTCGCCTGGCCGAGGAACTGAGTTGCCCGGTGATGGTGTGTATGGATGGCTATATTCTTACCCATGCCTATGAGGTGGTTGATCTTCCCACGCAAGAGCAGGTGGATGCCTACGTGCCGGCATTTGAACCGGTTCAAGTGTTAGACCCGCAGGAACCTGTGTCCATTGGCGCCATGGTCGGACCGGAAGCCTTTGCCGAGGTGCGGTATCTCGCCCATCACAAACATCTGCGAGCGTTAGAGGCGATTCCACGACTCTCTCAGGGTTTTCAGGACATCTTTCAGCGAAGTTCCGGTGGACTGTTGAAGGCCTATCACACGGATGAGGCTGATACCATTTTGCTGGCACTGGGATCGGTGAACGGTACCATTAAAGACGCGGTGGATGATTTGCGGAAAGAAGGATGGCCGGTCGGTTCTATTGCGCTCTGTGCGTTTCGACCCTTCCCCTCTCATGCTCTTCGCCATGTTGTTCAGAATGCCAAGCGGATCATTGTTTTTGAAAAAGACCTGGCAGTGGGTAAGGGGGGCATCGTGTCCAGCGATGTGAAGATGGCACTTCGGGGATTACCAACTATTGTGGATACGGTGATCGCGGGACTTGGAGGTCGCCCCATTCCTCAAGCCTCGGTCATGGATACGGTGAAGCAGGCATGCCTGGAGGGTCTGGAGGAACCTCATTTCCTCGATCTGAATTGGGACGCCAT